In Lolium rigidum isolate FL_2022 chromosome 7, APGP_CSIRO_Lrig_0.1, whole genome shotgun sequence, the DNA window TATTCTCGCGTAGTAAAGCACAAGAAAATGCTCCAATGAATGGAAGCACATTAGCTGGTGCCCTAGTGCAGAAGACGCCGAAAGCATTGCTTGCACTGAAGGGCTGAAACACCTGGTTAACCTGCAGTGCAATATTGAATCTGCAAAGCACTAAGACTAATCGGTCAAACAGTTGGTGCTACTAGAAAGAAGGACATGAGATGTTGAATCTTTATCCTTTCATCACTGTCGCGAAGGTGTATCGTGCTTGCAATGCTGTAGATGACGGTCTGGCTAAGCTAGAAAAAAGTGGGGATAGTGGCATCCTGTCTGTTCCGTTGTCTGTGGCGGATCTTACCTAAGTCTTGTTTTCTCTAGTAGGATGTAATCTTAAACTTTCAGCGGCAAATTTTTGGACGCACTTTTTTTTTACCAGGATACTTAAGTgaactgaaaggtttttaatgaggcgaatTGTTTGCTTTAATAAAATTGCATCATTCTTTCTTAAACAAAAAATGCCGACATCTCGAACAGACCGTTTATGATTTCGCGCGTCAGGTAATAAAAACCAGCAGCCGGCCGCAGCCCTGCACGCAGCTGCCTGCAATCGAGGGAAGGGCCCCCGAAAAGCAGTAATTGCAATCACAGTTCCCGGCCCCGAGCTTTTCACTTCTTCTGCCGCCCCAAGCTCCACTGTCAGTCTCCCCACGTTGCTGCACTGGCTCCTTCTTCTACCCCTCCTTTTCCTTTCTTCCTCCCCCACTCCACTCGACAGATGCTTTGCTTCGCGGATGTAAATCGCAGCACCGAGTAAACACCTCCCGCGTTTACACTGCGGTGCGCCACAGTTGTAGCATCGCCGCATCGGGGCACAGAATCTCCACAAGCGGCCGCTTTTCTTTTGTCAGCCATTGTCCATTGCCCATTGCAAGCCAGCTAGCTACACTTGCTGCCGCCGCGTATAAGTTCCTTTCTCGCTCGCTTTGGCCACCGCCGCGATCCCTTCCGCCTCTCCCTTTCCAGATCCGTTCCTCCCACACTCCCAGCTTCCAGCACTCTCACTCACCTCCCCTCCTGTGAGGAGGGAGAGAGAAGCCATGGGTTCTTGGGTCCTTCTTGCCCTGGTTCTCAGCTTCCTGGCCGGAGCAGCGCGCGCCTCCGAGCCGTGGTCCAACGGGACGCAGGTCTACTACACCAATGGCAACTccggcggcggcaacggcgccTTCGTCGGCCTCACGCTCATCCAGTCGGCGGCCGCCAGGGGAGCCGGTAAATCTCTTCTCCAACAATTATTCCTGTATATGTTAGTACTGGTATTTTTCTTGATGTTGCAAAGATTAGTTTTCTACTGGCCGTGTCACGTGGGATGGGTCGGGTGCGTGTGCCTGTCTGAGACTGGGTCCTTGAGCTGCGTGATGACCCTTGTCACTGCTGCTGTGTTGACCCTGGTTCGGTCAGAGCATACTACCTTGTATCTAGAGAGATTGTGACTGCTCATGTTCTTTTTTTCCCCTCTTCAGTATCCCCTTGTATTTAGATGCTCTGCTGATTGAGTGATCATGCAGTCTTATCCTTGTACTGTCATTTGGTAGTGTGATTAGACTAGTAGTGGCATGTGCCATGTGCGGATCCTGATAAATATATGCATGTGGATCTAGCCTTACCTTCCCAGTGCTTGACATCATGGATTCTTGTTACCTAATTTGGTATTGGGGGGCTCAATGTCATCTGTTGCCTGTGAATTGTGTAAGTGTTGATTGTGCATGATTGCTTGGCGAACATGGTAAATATACCAGAGATTCTAAATGAATCGGTACCTTTAGGCTGTAAATTCCTCAAGATTTGAAGTATGGCATCGATTGATTTATTAATGCATGTTACGATGACTCCGTTTGTCTAAAATTAATCAAAATAGTTTCCTAGAAGAATTAATCAAATAAAATCTTGTAACCGCAACTGCTTTGGGTTAGGAGCAGTATAATTATTCAAGTATTAAGTACTTTAGGAGCAATTCTTTCTTTCACATCAGAATTTGAGTATGCGTAGGTTTCATTTTCTAGATTATAGGAGTAGCTTGGTAGGCTGGTAAATGTGGATGCTTACTTCCATGACAATCTTTACAGTATGCTTGGATGGAAGCTTACCGGGTTACCACCTACACCGGGGATCTGGATCGGGGTCAAATAATTGGCTTGTCAACCTGGAGGTGAGCAATACACTACGATTCACATATATGCAGGCTGATAGATAAATTTGAATTCCGTGTAGATTAGTAGGAGAGTCAAAATTGCCTGCTTTAGCCTTGGTTGACGGTGATTCAAAATCGAATTCCAGGGTGGAGGCTGGTGCAATGATGTTAAAAGCTGTGTGTACCGCAAGAGCAGTCGGCGTGGGTCATCAAATCACATGGAGAGGCAGCTCCAGTTTACAGGCATAATGAGTAACAGACCTGAAGAAAATCCTGGTATTCTTCTTCTAACCAAATAACatgtttttcgcaaaaaaaaacatgttttGGACTTGTCATGTGTTGTTGTTACTACTTCCTTGACCCCAAAACGAAGATAACTTTAGATTACTCAGTTGTAATTTTTGTTTGAGAATTGTAATGCTGTTTTCTTATCTTGTAGATTTCTACAACTGGAACAGAGTGAAGGTTCGGTATTGTGATGGTGGATCCTTCACTGGTGACGGGGCTGACGCGGTTAGTGAAAATCACATCCCTATGCATGGTGATAGACCCTTCTTCATTTGAACAATTCCTAAATGAACACGTATATTTTTTGTGACGAAATGAACATGTATATATTTTTTTGCGATGAAATGAACATGTATATTGATTATTTAATCACCTTTTCACTCAAAAGAAGTAAATTTTGTATGGTGATTCAATTTTCTTTACTAATCTACATCGAATCATTTCTGAATTTCTGTATCTAGGCTTCAGGCCTTTATTTCCGAGGTCAGCGTATTTGGCAGGCTGCTATGGATGACCTGATGGCCCAAGGAATGCGTTCTGCTAGTCAGGTGTTGATCCTTCCAGAGTTAAAATCATTTTAGTAAATAGCTTTTGGGAGATCATTTATGTTTACATGTTGCAGTTTGATACCTCAGGCCCTTCTTTCTGGATGCTCTGCTGGGGGTGCTTCTACCATACTTCATTGTGATGAGTTCCGTGGACTGTTTCCGTCAAATACCAGAGTCAAGTGCCTTGCGGATGCTGGAATGTTCCTTGACGCGTATGTTCACATATCTAGGCGAATCTCTgctttgatatgatctttgttacCATAAAAAGGACGTGCTATTTCAACCTCAGTTCAAATGCATGTTAAGGTGATACATTACCATTTTCAGTGTTGATATTGCTGGTCGTCGGGGAATGAGAGAGTTCTTCAATGGCATCGTGAGATTGCAGGTACCTGCCATTCTGTCAGACATGATTTTCTGAATAGTTTGTGATAATTCATTGTTGGTACTTGGTACTATCCTTCTTCTAACGGTGGTGCTACTACTAATTATGTTTGAGTTAGACTATTCATGTGCTGACAACAATATCTTCATTTTGCTGATGTTACTTGtcaaatttttaataaaaaatgcaGGGTTCTGGAAGAAGCTTGCCCAGATCTTGTACCTCTCGCATGGATAAAACCTCGGTAAGGACAAAACATCCATAAATACCTACGGGTTTTTCTCGACATATGCTTTTTCTAACTGTTCCTCCATACAGTGTTTTTTCCCACAGAACGTGCTGCCAAACATGCAAACGCCGACTTTTATTTTGAACACCGCTTATGACGTGTGGCAGGTACCTGCCAGACATTTAACCCTTTGATTTAACATAAATGAATCTGACAGCTAGAATATTCAATGAAACAATATTTGCCTGTATCTTTCCAGCTTCAAGAAAGTTTGGCCCCCAAAACGGCTGATCGCCAAGGTCTGTGGGAAAGATGCAAGCAAAATTATGCTTCTTGTAGTGGCAATCAACTTCAGTTTTTAAATGGTACATCACTGCATTCTCAGATCTTCTGATCCATAATCCATCAACTTAAGATTAGATTGGATGACCTCTCTATGTATGATGCAGGCTTTAGGGATGAAATGCTTAATGCTGTGAAGGGTTTCTCTGGGTCAGGGCAGAATGGGGTATTTATCAACTCATGTTTCGCCCATTGCCAGAGTGAGAGACAGGATACATGGTACTCAGGCAACTCTCCTCGACTTGGTAACAAGGTATGCACACACTGATATGCACCCGCCCCTCTTCTGTCTCAACATCATTCACTGCACACAGTGACGAAAATAACACGCAATTACATATTAGAATTTGATGGCAAAACAAGTCACCTGGTCGTTAGCCTAATTAAATTTCCTCTCATTCTATTTGGCACGCAGAGAATCGCTGAAGCGGTCGGTGACTGGTACTTCGAGAGGGGCAACGCCAAGTACACCGACTGTGCATACCCTTGTGATGGCACTTGCCATCACATTGTGTTCAGGGGGAGACATCTTTAAGAACATCATTCTTTGACACCAGCAATTTAGGTGTTGAAAACCCAGCGAGTACAACCTAAAAGGAAAGGTATAGATAGAAGATGGGTGCAAGTTCTTGGCTTGCCCGGTGTCCATCGCTTGATATGATAGGGCAGGACCTCACACGCAAACGCGATGAGGCCTCTGTGTTATTTTAGTTTCACATATCAATTCTTTACATTGCCGATTGCCATTACCTTGATGTATCTGAATATTTGGACAATACTGGTGTATAACCTTTACATATTTATTATGTGTTGAACGTGATAATGAGAATAATGTGCTAATGATAAATGCAGCCATTTCTGTATATAATGTTTACGGAATGTATAAAAAAAAACCACATGCTGAGTATGAGCTCTCTATGTTTGTATCCTCTTGAATTTTGATGAAgaacatatattaatatcgcggagatatAAATTACATCCAACATCTGCACAACAACGTCATAtcctaatggcataaaggatgtATATAGCCAAAAAAGAGAgacgaattacaaaaaaaatacaTAGCCAAAAAAGAGAGatgaattacaaaaaaaataccGCTACAGTGATCCACACCAAGACAATAGCAGAAAATCAACTTCTCCATAAGTGGGCCTACAGCaacactaacaccaccaagacaatagCAGAAAATCAACTTCTCCATAAGtgggcctccaagaaggaaacactgTCATCGTCCGATGATAGAACTTAGGTTTTCAAAAAAGTCTTCACTCTCAAAATAAAATAATGTCttaaacaagaacattgccaggcacaaccaattaaggccagatcttgaattttcaccctgaaagataagactctaaACTTATCcagtgcagtcgcccccacatacatGCCGATGTTTTaagtcacgaagcaccaagccaatttcacctcaccaccaagatccgaccaccattgttattccaccgatctcggctttcatgaccttcttcgCCGACACCATGGAAAaaaacgagctccatgatattaacagccagcagagcttcaaAGCGcttcctctgaaaccaaacgatcagataaaaaacatgggtgcgtagGATCGAAACCACCCGGTCAAGCAATCTTCATGCATtattcgcacaatgaatttcgctggcagggccttccggaacacgacaatccatcCAGACTGTGGGAACAAGCGTCCGAAATATCTTCAACTTGGTGTGAGAAGAATCCGAGGATCGTTGCGTTTATTCAGATTGGACCCCAACGGTGCCGACCATCCCGGGTCGGTCGTGGCAATGCTGGAAACACTGGAAGAAGAACACGAAGTCCGAAGAACCCAAGCCCTCGCCTGAGCAGCGCCCTGCAATCCAGCATCCGGCCCTCCACCATCAACAGCCAAGATCGCGGAGAGGACAAGGATAGGACCGATCTAGGGTTTGTGCCCAATCTGGCCCATCCCCCTGCACCTCGATCGCTAGCACATGATACCAATGGTggcaaccaccaccgccaccccgaCGCCAGGACTCCACCCGGATCGCTTCGCCACGGAcgagcctcccgccgccgccccagcagCTCGGGCAGCCATCCCCAACGACAACCGATCCCATACCATCATTTGTCGGCTGGGCCCGCCACCACCGCGACCGGGGCCAACGGCAGTGGCGGCGAGGAGGGCCGGGATAGGGGGGTTGCTGGTGGCGCGCCAGGTCGCCCCTGGAGCCGCCCTGGGGAGCGGCCCGAGGGGAGTGTATCGTCTTGATGGGATGTTCTAAGTATTGTAAACTAAACGAGATAGATCCTAGACTTGTTTAGGCCGTGATGGTAAAACCCATGTCATATATATTGGCCTAGCCTTGGCTGGCAAGTTTACAAAGAATTAAAATCTCATCTAGTTTACTCGAGTTCTTATCTACTGTTTACAGATCCTCCCAAACCTTGTCAGCAAAATCTCTACGTTTACATTAATAAGAGTTCCCTTTGTCAGAGGAAGTGTGATCGTGTGCAAGGCTTCAGGCAACTTTGATTTGCACGGTGCGAAGTATCAGAAAACGAggattaaaaacatgaaaatggattaAAATAGCAAGCCATCTTGAATTGTACTTGATATGAGCTGTGTTTGGTTGAGTTATGGTAAGAAGAGAAATATAGGATTTTCCAATTATTTTTTTTGCGGAAAAACTATGAATTAATCAAGGAATAGGAGTATCATCCTGATTACAAGCTAGACGGATCTCTTCTGGTCCAGAACGGACCCAGAAGTTGGAACAAATTTGGACACGCCCAAACTGAGCTAGACTATGGCTAACACCATTTATTATTCTACTGATGTGCACAACACGGCACTCACTGGCTGAACTACAAAGACGCTTTACTTCAGTTACTAACCCAGCTACAGACGATCTGTTCATTGCCTCATCGTTGATCATCTGGACTGCCTCAAGGCAGGGGCAGTCTATTCACTGCATGGCCAAGATCAGACCCTCTGAAAGAGTTGCTCGCCCGTGTTTTGGGCGTCTTGAAAGAGAACGCTGCGTTCGATGACAACGCGCTTGCTGCCTTGATTGACAAGTTTAAGACCCCTTTGTCGCCTCGCTCCATCGCGATGCTTGGCTCCCTTGTGAAGAATGTGGAGAAGGTGAAAAAGCCCAAGGGCAACAAGGTCGGCGCCAAGAAGAAGGCGGTTGAGATTACATGATGGATGCGGTTCATGCAACCTTCGTGTCGTTTTGTCGAATAGGTAGCACTTTGTCGTTGACAAGTTGGTCGATCTTGTTGTGTGGTTGTTTAAGACTTTGGGAGTAGTCCGCATGTCGGAGGTACTCAAGTTTGTATGGTTTTCGATCCGGTTTTCCTTAGAAACTGGATCTTTTTCCTCTCTTCTTAAATGAATAGCCAGAGCTCCTGGCGTTTGCTCCAAAAAAGATCAGACCCTCTGTAGATGGGTCTTGGATGGCTGATGCAAACTCAGGAGGTGTTGACAACTTGGCATGATATTTCGAGATGACCAAGGTGCTATTATATTCTCCGCCTGCCAGCACCTTGACTCTTGCGGCAGTCCGATTGAAGCAGAGCTGAGAGCATGTGTCCGATAGAAGCAGAGCTGAGAGCATATCTCCATTCTCCGATAAGGTAGGAgatgattacaaatcatatactaccaaatacacatatacaaaatatatctctaacaccctCGACACATGCTCTCAGCTTTGCTTCAATCGGACTGTCGCAAGAGTCAAGGTGCTGGCAGGCGGAGAATATAATAGCACCTTGGTCATCTCGAAATATCATGCCAAGTTGCCAACACCTCCTGAGTTTGCATCAGCCATCCAAGACCCATCTACATTAAGCTTCGACCAACCTGGAGTAGGTTTGGACCATTTTATTTGGTTGGCCTGCTTCTGATCCAAAGCTTTCTTCTTCCTCAACTTGGCTGCATTGTGTTCGTACTCCACCACCGTCTTCCCCTTTGCTGGATCCGCAGTTGAATTTTGCTTGATACATAGGAGAGAATCAACATAGCTGCATAAAAAGCGGCGTGAGGCCTCTATCGGTGGCGCTGGTTTTAGGTGTACAACCTCATTGTGAACATGCCAGACCCGCCaccatgtcatcatcatcatcattcgcaCATGCTCGGATGTTGATAAGAGGGCATGTAATATCCATTCTGAGCCGATGTTCTAGATATCTTTACATGCTGGTAGGGGCCAGACCTCCTTCATTGCACCCCATAGATCCCTCGCCATAGGACATCTGCAGAATACGTGGAACGTATCCTCCCGTTTCATGCCACAAAGAACACAAATGTCAGAGGTGACAATCTTACGTTTCattttgttctcccatgtagcaaggcCATTTGTGGCACTCTCCAGGCAAAGACGCGTACCTTTGGGGGAGCAGGGCACCCCCATAAGGAATTTCCAATTATGACTACGACAAAGAAAGCTTTAAAAAGTACCTATAGTACTGAACGACAGTTTGTCAAACTGTGAAGGCtagaatgattttttttttttttttttttttgcacttgTTGCAAGTCGCCACTTTTTCTTCCAAAGCaagccttcaagaaggaatgAAAGATGTCACACGCACAATGATGTTGCTTGATCTTGTCAGTGAATGCCAGATCAAGGGTTTTTTCAGTTATACGGTCAAGTGCACCTTTTCTTGACAAGATTTACCGTGTTAGATTAACTCATCGTCTAGGACGCATACACGAGGATCATAACGACATTGCGTTAGTGGAAATGCATGAAGAGACGGGCGGGGGAATGTGGAAACAAGtcaaacaaaaaataaagacTATAAAT includes these proteins:
- the LOC124674677 gene encoding pectin acetylesterase 2-like — its product is MGSWVLLALVLSFLAGAARASEPWSNGTQVYYTNGNSGGGNGAFVGLTLIQSAAARGAVCLDGSLPGYHLHRGSGSGSNNWLVNLEGGGWCNDVKSCVYRKSSRRGSSNHMERQLQFTGIMSNRPEENPDFYNWNRVKVRYCDGGSFTGDGADAASGLYFRGQRIWQAAMDDLMAQGMRSASQALLSGCSAGGASTILHCDEFRGLFPSNTRVKCLADAGMFLDAVDIAGRRGMREFFNGIVRLQGSGRSLPRSCTSRMDKTSCFFPQNVLPNMQTPTFILNTAYDVWQLQESLAPKTADRQGLWERCKQNYASCSGNQLQFLNGFRDEMLNAVKGFSGSGQNGVFINSCFAHCQSERQDTWYSGNSPRLGNKRIAEAVGDWYFERGNAKYTDCAYPCDGTCHHIVFRGRHL